GCAAGAAAGAAGAAGAAGAAGAAGCAAAAACATGAACAAGGATGCTAACGCCGTTTGAGATAAATACCAAAAACATAGACAATCATGAAATTTTGTCTCTTGGTTCGTTGATCCCTCTGAGTTTATGTTTATCTGAGTTCTTACTGGTTATACTTGAATAAAAGCTTATGAACTATTGAAATATTATGCCTTTTTTCATATAGAGTATTGGGCCATCAAGCATAAGCATATTCTTCCTTTGATCAAGTAAATGTCCCTCTGATCAGTCTCCTCATGAGAATCTATATTTTGATCCTATGAATACAAAAGTGGATTATTACAAAAGAATATAAACCTTGAAAAACAGAGAAGTTATATGTTTTGTGGAAAACATTGTAAAAGAGTTTTAGATAATTAACTCACAACCCGTTATCAGGAATTTTCATATTAGGTCCTAACTAGGATCATAAAAATGAGATGAACGTTTTTATTTCACGAAACATGAAAATTACCTATTGTTTTTCCCTATATCGTTCTCTCACTTTTGATTTTTTCATAAATTTAATTGAATTTCAAATCAATTAATTTATTCGAGTTACAAAGAAAGAAATATATGATTTTGTTTAACAATATTTATGTGCAATTATGTTTTATATTTGATAAAATAAAAAACTATGCTAAGCAAACACTAGTTAGAACAACCAAGATATCGCACTAAAGTTTTCTTATACCACATTAGAGTTAGGAAAACGAAAAAGCTGATGAATGTTTTATTTTATTTTATATAGTTAGAATAATATAACAAACCATTATTTCATGATACATCATATAATATAACAAAANNNNNNNNNNNNNNNNNNNNNNNNNNNNNNNNNNNNNNNNNNNNNNNNNNNNNNNNNNNNNNNNNNNNNNNNNNNNNNNNNNNNNNNNNNNNNNNNNNNNNNNNNNNNNNNNNNNNNNNNNNNNNNNNNNNNNNNNNNNNNNNNNNNNNNNNNNNNNNNNNNNNNNNNNNNNNNNNNNNNNNNNNNNNNNNNNNNNNNNNNNNNNNNNNNNNNNNNNNNNNNNNNNNNNNNNNNNNNNNNNNNNNNNNNNNNNNNNNNNNNNNNNNNNNNNNNNNNNNNNNNNNNNNNNNNNNNNNNNNNNNNNNNNNNNNNNNNNNNNNNNNNNNNNNNNNNNNNNNNNNNNNNNNNNNNNNNNNNNNNNNNNNNNNNNNNNNNNNNNNNNNNNNNNNNNNNNNNNNNNNNNNNNNNNNNNNNNNNNNNNNNNNNNNNNNNNNNNNNNNNNNNNNNNNNNNNNNNNNNNNNNNNNNNNNNNNNNNNNNNNNNNNNNNNNNNNNNNNNNNNNNNNNNNNNNNNNNNNNNNNNNNNNNNNNNNNNNNNNNNNNNNNNNNNNNNNNNNNNNNNNNNNNNNNNNNNNNNNNNNNNNNNNNNNNNNNNNNNNNNNNNNNNNNNNNNNNNNNNNNNNNNNNNNNNNNNNNNNNNNNNNNNNNNNNNNNNNNNNNNNNNNNNNNNNNNNNNNNNNNNNNNNNNNNNNNNNNNNNNNNNNNNNNNNNNNNNNNNNNNNNNNNNNNNNNNNNNNNNNNNNNNNNNNNNNNNNNNNNNNNNNNNNNNNNNNNNNNNNNNNNNNNNNNNNNNNNNNNNNNNNNNNNNNNNNNNNNNNNNNNNNNNNNNNNNNNNNNNNNNNNNNNNNNNNNNNNNNNNNNNNNNNNNNNNNNNNNNNNNNNNNNNNNNNNNNNNNNNNNNNNNNNNNNNNNNNNNNNNNNNNNNNNNNNNNNNNNNNNNNNNNNNNNNNNNNNNNNNNNNNNNNNNNNNNNNNNNATTGTAACTAATGGAAACATGGATCTATGTTTCTTGAAAAATTTCATGGTCTAAAATAGTGATGAATTCGCAAAACCAAAGATCATTTGTAGATAAAGCATATACGCTTTTTTGCAAAGAATTGTATAAGAATTTGGTCTAGTCTTGTCTAATAGATCTTTATGATTAAGTACTACATAAATTTTTAACAAGCATGCTAGAAGAAGAAGAAGAAAAAAAAACATGAACAAGGATGACTGTGGATATATAACTTAAAACGCCGTTTGAGATAAATACCAAAAACATAGACAATCATGAAATTTTGTCTCTTGGTTCGTTGATCCCTCTGAGTTTATGTTTATCTGAGTTCTTACTGGTTATACTTGAATGAAAGCTTCTGAACTATTGAAATATGATGCTTTTTTTTTTAATATAGAGTGTTGGCCCATCAAGCATAAGCATATTGTTCCTTTGATCAAGTAAATGTCCCTCTGATCGGTCTTCTCATGAGAATCTATATTTTGATCCTATGAATACAAAGATTATTTCATTCTGTAAGTGGGTTATTACAAAAGTAGAGATGATATATACCTTGAAAAACATAGAAGTTATATGTTTTGTGGAAAACATTGTAAAAGAGTTTTAGATAATTAACTCACAACCCGTTATCAGGATTTTTCATATTAGGTCCTAACTAGGATCATAAAAATGACATGAACGTTTTTATTTCACGAAAAATGAAAATTACCTATTGTTTTTTCCTATATCGTTCTCTCACTTTTGATTTGTTTTCATAAATTTAATTGAATTTCAAATCACTTAATTTATTTGAGTTACAAAGAAAGAAATATATGATTTTGTTTAACAAGATTCATGTGCAATTATGTTTTATATTTGATAAAATAAAAAACCATGCTAAGCAAACACTAGTTAGAACAACCAAGATATCACACTAAAGTTTTCTTATATCACATTAGAGTTAGGAAAATGAATAAGCTGATGAATGTTTTATTTTATTTTATATAGTTAGAATAATATAACAAACCATTATTTCATGATACATCATATAATATAACAAAAGATTCAATCAAGATAACAAAATCGTGTGGTCGTGAGATGATGAAGGACTTTCAACTTCAGCAGAACATCTGTTCCAAACCTCATTAGTTTTGAAAGAAACTTGAGAAGCAAAGCGTTTGAGTTGATACAATCGAAACATGAACTTTCTAATCTCCATGTAGCATTCTTTTCCAGCTCTTACTACCATCAAACAACACTCTCTTGAAACAGGTTTGTTCGTAAGAATCTCTCTAAGAACATCTTCATTACATTCCGAAATACCACTGGGCCCCATNNNNNNNNNNNNNNNNNNNNNNNNNNNNNNNNNNNNNNNNNNNNNNNNNNNNNNNNNNNNNNNNNNNNNNNNNNNNNNNNNNNNNNNNNNNNNNNNNNNNNNNNNNNNNNNNNNNNNNNNNNNNNNNNNNNNNNNNNNNNNNNNNNNNNNNNNNNNNNNNNNNNNNNNNNNNNNNNNNNNNNNNNNNNNNNNNNNNNNNNNNNNNNNNNNNNNNNNNNNNNNNNNNNNNNNNNNNNNNNNNNNNNNNNNNNNNNNNNNNNNNNNNNNNNNNNNNNNNNNNNNNNNNNNNNNNNNNNNNNNNNNNNNNNNNNNNNNNNNNNNNNNNNNNNNNNNNNNNNNNNNNNNNNNNNNNNNNNNNNNNNNNNNNNNNNNNNNNNNNNNNNNNNNNNNNNNNNNNNNNNNNNNNNNNNNNNNNNNNNNNNNNNNNNNNNNNNNNNNNNNNNNNNNNNNNNNNNNNNNNNNNNNTGTCTTAGTGTCCATTTTGTATGATTAATTTTTTACTTATTCTTTGATTTTTTTTCTCCTCTTACCATGATATCTAAATGTATATATATAGTAATCAAATGGTTTTGAATGTTATTGATGGTGAGTGTATTAATTAATAAAATAACATTTTTAGTTATTTTGAAATAACATAATTCCTTTTATTACTTTACTCTAAAATTAACATTTTTAAATTGATTTCTATGTTTCAAGCATTGATAGTTAATTTAATACTCACTATGTTTCATGTGTCTTTAAATTTTTTGCATAACGACATTTATAATTACTAAATATTTTTAAAGAATAAAATTACACCATTATGAAATGTAAGTAGTGTTTCACTTAAGTAAAATATTGTAACTAATGGAAACATGGATCTATGTTTCTTGAAAAATTTCATGGTCTAAAATAGTGATGAATTCGCAAAACCAAAGATCATTTGTAGATAAAGCATATACATTTTTTTGCAAAGAATTGTATAAGATTTTTTTCTAGTCTTGTCTAATAGATCTTTATGATTAAGTACTATATAAATTTTTAACAAGCAAGAAAGAAGAAGAAGAAGAAGCAAAAACATGAACAAGAATGACTGTGGATATATAACTTGAAACGCCGTTTGAGATAAATACCAAGAACAAAGACAATCATGAAATTTTGTCTTTTTGTTCGTTGATCCCTCTGAGTTTATGTTTATCTGAGTTCTTACTAGTTATACTTGAATAAAAGCTTATGAACTACTGAAATATTATGCTTTTTTTTCATATAGAGTATTGGCCCATCAAGCATAAGCATATTCTTCCTTTGATCAAGTAAATGTCCCTCTGATCAGTCTCCTCATGAGAATCTATATTTTGATCCTATGAATACAAAGATTATTTCAATCTGCAAGTGGATTATTACAAAAGAAGAGATGATATAAACCTTGAAAAACAGAGAAGTTATATGTTTTGTGGAAAACATTGTAAGATAGTTTTAGATAATTAACTCACAACCCGTTATCAGGAATTTTCATATTAGGTCCTAACTAGGATCATAAAAATGAGATGAACGTTTTTATTTCACTTAAAATGAAAATTACCTATTGTTTTCCCTACATCGTTCTCTCACTTTTGATTTTTTTCATAAATTTAATTGAATTTCAAATCAATTAATTTATTTGAGTTACAAAGAAAGAAATATATGATTTTGTTTAACAATATTTATGTGCACTTATGTTTTATATTTGATAAAATAAAAAAATATGCTAAGCAAACACTAGTTAGAACAACCAAGATATCGCACTAAAGTTTTCTTATACCACATTAGAGTTAGGAAAACGAAAAAGCTGATGAATGTTTTATTTTATTTTATATAGTTAGAATAATATAACAAACCATTATTTCATCATACATCATATAATATAACAAAATATTCAATCAAGATAACTAAATCGCGTGGTCGTGAGAAGATGAAGGACTTTCAACTTCAGCAGAACATCTGTTCCAAACCTCATTAGTTTTGAAAAAAACTTGAGAAGCAAAGCGTTTGAGTTGATACAATCGAAACATGAACTTTCTAATCTCCATGTAGCATTCTTTTCCAGCTCTTACTACCATCAAACAACACTCTCTTGAAACAGGTTTGTTCGTAAGAATCTCTCTAAGAACATCTTCATTACATTCCGAAATACCACTGGGCCCCATCTTATCAGCGCAGGTTCCGAGATACGTTTTGTATTTTGGTGGGAGGTTCTCTAACATATAAATATTGTACTCCTGCGAAGCCGGCGATAATGCATCCAATGTATCAAACTCACCGGAATTGACTAGTGGTTTATCGTCAACATCTTCTTGGCCCAAACATGGATACGCACATGACACTAAAGTGTTGATTATGAAAAATGTCATAAAAATTGTCTTAGTGTCCATTTTGTATGATTAATTTTTTACTTATTCTTTGATTTTTCTTCTCCTCTTACCATGATATCTAAATGTATATATATAGTAATCAAATGGTTTTGAATGTTATTGNNNNNNNNNNNNNNNNNNNNNNNNNNNNNNNNNNNNNNNNNNNNNNNNNNNNNNNNNNNNNNNNNNNNNNNNNNNNNNNNNNNNNNNNNNNNNNNNNNNNNNNNNNNNNNNNNNNNNNNNNNNNNNNNNNNNNNNNNNNNNNNNNNN
This sequence is a window from Brassica oleracea var. oleracea cultivar TO1000 chromosome C1, BOL, whole genome shotgun sequence. Protein-coding genes within it:
- the LOC106340051 gene encoding uncharacterized protein LOC106340051, producing the protein MDTKTIFMTFFIINTLVSCAYPCLGQEDVDDKPLVNSGEFDTLDALSPASQEYNIYMLENLPPKYKTYLGTCADKMGPSGISECNEDVLREILTNKPVSRECCLMVVRAGKECYMEIRKFMFRLYQLKRFASQVFFKTNEVWNRCSAEVESPSSSHDHAI